The Polyangia bacterium genome has a segment encoding these proteins:
- a CDS encoding FHA domain-containing protein: MATVYLTDYVEELKRVGEVVFRRRHPSAVLIVTGKAAELVESRSSREITMVAKPATEQVKDMALMHRVFPIIKAAYSPRGPVLLGRTADNDVAIPEYSISKRHCFFEFQPGKVFVCDCGSTNGTIVNEQRLEAKVPSPLKGGDTITLGRYAFMFQTAVGFLEYVQTLPA; this comes from the coding sequence GTGGCGACGGTTTATCTGACGGATTACGTGGAAGAACTGAAGCGCGTCGGCGAAGTCGTCTTCCGTCGCCGCCATCCGTCTGCCGTCTTGATCGTCACCGGCAAGGCAGCCGAGCTGGTCGAATCGCGATCGTCGCGCGAGATCACCATGGTGGCCAAGCCTGCCACCGAGCAGGTGAAGGACATGGCTCTGATGCATCGGGTGTTCCCCATCATCAAGGCGGCCTACTCGCCGCGCGGGCCAGTGTTGTTGGGGCGCACCGCCGACAACGACGTGGCCATCCCGGAGTATTCGATCTCCAAGCGCCATTGCTTCTTTGAATTCCAGCCCGGCAAGGTGTTCGTGTGCGATTGCGGATCGACCAACGGAACCATCGTCAACGAACAGCGCCTGGAGGCCAAGGTGCCGTCACCGCTGAAGGGCGGCGACACCATCACTCTGGGTCGGTACGCGTTCATGTTCCAGACCGCCGTCGGTTTCCTGGAATACGTGCAGACGCTGCCGGCCTGA
- the fabV gene encoding enoyl-ACP reductase FabV: protein MSMQVIVPRIRGFICLNANPLGCAVNVEQQVDLMTRGAPGHGLNHALVIGSSTGYGLSSLLATVFGYGARAVGVCWERPAAGQKSASAGWYNLATAHRLARAAGRPITTINGDAFSDEVKQQTIAALKDRKAKLDCIVYSLASPKRVDPRSGATYFSVLKPIGQSYHIKSINLTTDELTSVDLSPATEDDIQSTRKVMGGEDWELWMRALIDADLVAPGCRTVSYSYVGPELTYPIYRSGTIGKAKEHLEETAQTLDRTMRERFGGGAYVSINKALVTQASSAIPVVPLYISILYKVMKANGTHEGTGAQILRMFETHLAPGRTPVLDAAGRIRLDDREMAAEVQSAALALWEQVTTENLFTLTDYAGFKQEFRSLFGFEIPGIDYAQPVETEASLDA from the coding sequence ATGTCGATGCAAGTGATCGTCCCGCGCATTCGCGGCTTCATCTGTCTCAACGCCAACCCGCTGGGCTGCGCCGTCAACGTCGAGCAGCAGGTCGATCTGATGACCCGCGGGGCGCCCGGGCACGGGCTGAACCACGCTCTCGTGATCGGTTCCAGCACGGGCTATGGGCTGTCCAGCTTGCTGGCGACGGTATTCGGCTATGGCGCGCGCGCCGTGGGCGTGTGCTGGGAGCGGCCGGCGGCCGGCCAAAAATCTGCCTCGGCCGGCTGGTACAACCTGGCCACCGCCCACCGCCTGGCGCGCGCGGCTGGCCGCCCCATCACCACCATCAACGGCGACGCCTTCAGCGACGAGGTTAAACAGCAGACCATCGCGGCACTGAAAGATCGGAAGGCCAAGCTGGATTGCATCGTCTACAGCCTGGCCAGCCCCAAGCGTGTCGATCCGCGCAGCGGCGCGACCTATTTCTCGGTGCTAAAGCCGATCGGCCAGTCGTATCACATCAAGAGCATCAACCTGACCACCGACGAATTGACGTCGGTCGACCTTTCGCCGGCCACCGAAGACGACATCCAGTCCACGCGCAAGGTGATGGGCGGCGAAGATTGGGAGCTGTGGATGCGCGCCCTGATCGACGCCGACCTCGTCGCGCCCGGCTGCCGAACCGTGTCCTACAGCTATGTCGGCCCCGAGTTGACCTACCCGATCTATCGCTCCGGAACCATCGGCAAAGCCAAGGAGCACCTGGAAGAGACGGCGCAGACGCTGGATCGCACGATGCGCGAACGCTTTGGCGGCGGCGCTTACGTGAGCATCAACAAGGCGCTGGTCACGCAAGCCTCCAGCGCCATTCCGGTGGTCCCGCTTTACATCAGCATCCTTTACAAGGTGATGAAGGCGAATGGGACGCACGAAGGAACCGGCGCCCAGATCCTGCGCATGTTCGAGACCCACCTTGCACCCGGGCGCACGCCGGTGCTGGACGCCGCCGGACGTATTCGCCTGGACGATCGCGAGATGGCCGCCGAGGTGCAAAGCGCGGCCCTGGCGCTGTGGGAACAGGTGACCACCGAAAATCTGTTCACGCTGACCGACTACGCCGGGTTCAAGCAAGAGTTCCGTTCGCTGTTCGGCTTCGAGATCCCGGGCATCGACTACGCCCAGCCAGTCGAAACCGAGGCCAGCCTGGACGCCTGA
- a CDS encoding ABC-2 family transporter protein produces MIGRVLRAYPTLLRVGLSELVAYRAEFLVWILTTNMPLVMLAIWHAVAADGPVGRFDQKQFTAYYLAVLAVRLLTSTWVVWQMSMEIRDGTLSAKLLRPLHPLVAYSAEHLAAVPMRALVISPILALLVIVAGDRLAVRDPAMLAIIAASLLGAWLLIFFTMVLLGALAFFVESAQGLFELWLAVHAILSGYLLPLESLPTWLQSIARVLPPRFMLGFPVEALIGLETRQQALTELGAQWAYVLALFFSSLAVWRAGVKRFAAYGG; encoded by the coding sequence GTGATCGGCCGCGTGCTGCGCGCCTACCCGACGCTGCTGAGGGTCGGCCTGTCCGAGCTGGTCGCCTATCGCGCCGAATTCCTGGTCTGGATCCTCACCACCAACATGCCGCTCGTCATGCTGGCCATCTGGCACGCGGTGGCCGCCGACGGTCCGGTGGGGCGTTTCGACCAAAAGCAGTTCACCGCGTATTACCTGGCTGTGCTGGCGGTGCGCCTTCTGACCAGCACCTGGGTGGTGTGGCAGATGTCGATGGAGATCCGCGACGGCACCCTGTCGGCGAAGCTGCTGCGCCCGCTGCACCCGCTGGTCGCGTACAGCGCCGAGCACCTGGCCGCCGTGCCCATGCGGGCGCTGGTCATCTCACCGATTCTGGCGCTGCTGGTGATCGTGGCCGGCGATCGGCTGGCGGTGCGCGATCCGGCGATGCTGGCGATCATCGCGGCCTCGCTGCTGGGAGCCTGGCTGCTGATCTTCTTCACCATGGTGCTGCTGGGCGCGCTGGCCTTCTTCGTGGAAAGCGCGCAAGGCCTGTTCGAATTGTGGCTGGCCGTGCACGCCATCTTGTCGGGGTACCTTCTGCCGCTCGAATCGCTGCCCACCTGGCTCCAGAGCATCGCCCGCGTGCTGCCGCCGCGGTTCATGCTGGGATTTCCGGTCGAGGCGCTGATTGGCCTCGAGACGCGACAGCAGGCGCTGACCGAGCTCGGCGCGCAGTGGGCGTACGTGCTGGCGCTGTTCTTCAGCTCGCTGGCGGTGTGGCGGGCCGGCGTGAAGCGCTTCGCCGCTTACGGAGGATGA
- a CDS encoding Smr/MutS family protein: MNAAFDRRSQACLDWPEVLVCLAGQARSERGRAACASLPWAESTAEARAWLGEVAEVASLLRAGLSLPALDFPDVDAFVQAAEQGAILGAEELRPIASFCEVAAAWVRFFATAGVGGDGDESTAPAVRAPVVAGRVQALDPGAALAAEIRATFDAAGDIRDSVSPTLARLRRERESLSARVRSTADELMRGEEFAGVLQDQFVTLRGDRYVLPLRASAKSLGLGIVHDTSRTGETVFVEPTALVVMNNRLKLADLEIEREIRRILEQLARQVADAAPALRANGDVLTALDVVAAKARLGVAYDGAPPIIVDEARVMLTRARHPLLVIRGAEQNFAVIANDVALRDDAAKVLIISGPNAGGKTVLLKTVGVATLLVRAGMLVPAAAGGSVGFFDDVLADVGDRQSVMGDLSTFSAHLQNLVETLRRTAAEPPRRALVLLDELMAGTNPEQGAALARATAERLAAAPGLSIITTHYDSLKGLAEGDGRFCNAGMEYDSEHLRPTFRLKQGTPGRSYALDIAARMGLPDELLSRARSLAGDASVGLEQVITNLEEREAALRDETEQLAATRQSLAESEADQRRAEEALVRRERELGKHSRAAIEASVREARESLRAIVREAQQAGTARAAEEARLTVAATAEAAMKQFPVEESPATPAPPALVVGARVHVPAMDAPGIVVKAPDARGRVKVAVGAITLDVDAASLGAGTAAPVKTMPSRPAESVRLSHSPTAAASVPSASAVDELALSFPTAATTLDLRGERVDEAVGRLEEFLDRAALDGRSPVFIIHGHGTGALRKAVREHLNRSRYVRRFQPGGKGQGGDGVTVIAL, encoded by the coding sequence GTGAACGCGGCGTTCGATCGGCGATCGCAGGCCTGTCTCGACTGGCCCGAGGTGCTGGTCTGTCTGGCAGGACAGGCCCGTTCGGAGCGAGGGCGCGCCGCCTGCGCGTCGCTGCCGTGGGCCGAATCGACGGCCGAGGCGCGCGCCTGGCTGGGCGAGGTGGCCGAGGTCGCGTCGCTGCTGCGCGCCGGCCTTTCGCTGCCAGCGCTGGATTTTCCTGACGTCGACGCCTTCGTGCAAGCCGCCGAGCAGGGCGCGATCCTGGGCGCCGAGGAGCTGCGGCCGATCGCCAGCTTTTGCGAAGTGGCGGCGGCCTGGGTGCGTTTCTTCGCCACCGCTGGGGTGGGCGGGGACGGTGACGAATCGACGGCGCCTGCCGTGCGCGCCCCGGTTGTGGCCGGCCGGGTGCAGGCGCTGGATCCGGGCGCGGCGCTGGCGGCGGAGATCCGCGCCACCTTCGACGCCGCCGGCGACATCCGTGACAGCGTGTCGCCCACGCTGGCGCGTCTGCGCCGCGAGCGCGAGTCGCTGTCCGCGCGCGTGCGCAGCACCGCCGACGAGCTGATGCGCGGCGAAGAGTTCGCCGGCGTCTTGCAAGATCAGTTCGTCACCTTGCGCGGCGATCGCTATGTGCTGCCGCTGCGCGCGTCGGCCAAGTCGCTGGGCCTGGGCATCGTGCACGACACCTCGCGCACCGGCGAGACGGTGTTCGTCGAGCCTACGGCACTGGTGGTGATGAACAACCGGCTCAAGCTGGCGGATCTGGAAATCGAGCGCGAGATCCGCCGCATCCTTGAACAGCTGGCGCGCCAGGTGGCCGACGCGGCCCCGGCGCTGCGGGCAAACGGTGATGTGCTGACCGCGCTGGACGTGGTCGCCGCCAAGGCGCGGCTGGGAGTGGCCTACGACGGCGCCCCCCCGATCATCGTCGACGAGGCGCGCGTGATGTTGACGCGCGCCCGGCATCCCCTGCTGGTCATCCGCGGCGCCGAGCAGAACTTCGCGGTGATCGCCAACGACGTCGCCCTGCGCGACGACGCGGCCAAGGTGTTGATCATCAGCGGGCCCAACGCCGGCGGAAAAACGGTGCTGCTGAAGACCGTCGGCGTGGCGACGCTGCTGGTCCGGGCGGGAATGCTGGTTCCCGCCGCTGCCGGCGGGTCGGTGGGTTTCTTCGACGACGTGCTGGCCGACGTGGGCGATCGCCAGTCGGTGATGGGCGATCTGTCGACGTTCTCGGCCCATCTACAAAACCTTGTCGAAACCTTGCGGCGTACCGCCGCCGAGCCGCCGCGCCGGGCGCTGGTGTTACTGGACGAACTGATGGCCGGCACCAACCCGGAGCAGGGTGCCGCCCTGGCGCGGGCCACCGCCGAACGCCTGGCCGCCGCGCCGGGCCTGAGCATCATCACCACGCACTACGACAGCTTGAAGGGACTGGCCGAGGGCGACGGGCGTTTCTGCAACGCCGGCATGGAATACGATTCTGAACATCTGCGCCCGACGTTTCGCTTGAAACAAGGGACGCCGGGCCGCTCGTACGCCCTCGACATCGCGGCGCGCATGGGTCTGCCCGACGAACTTCTGTCGCGCGCGCGCAGCCTGGCCGGTGACGCCAGCGTCGGGTTGGAACAGGTGATCACCAACCTGGAGGAGCGCGAGGCGGCGTTGCGCGACGAGACCGAACAACTGGCGGCGACCCGCCAGTCCCTGGCCGAAAGCGAGGCCGACCAGCGCCGCGCCGAAGAGGCGCTGGTGCGGCGCGAGCGCGAACTCGGCAAGCACTCGCGCGCGGCCATCGAGGCGTCGGTGCGCGAGGCGCGTGAATCGCTGCGGGCCATCGTGCGCGAAGCCCAGCAGGCCGGCACCGCCCGCGCCGCCGAAGAGGCACGCTTGACGGTGGCCGCCACCGCCGAGGCGGCGATGAAGCAATTCCCCGTCGAAGAATCACCCGCCACGCCCGCGCCGCCGGCCCTGGTGGTGGGCGCGCGCGTGCACGTGCCGGCCATGGACGCGCCGGGGATCGTGGTCAAGGCGCCGGACGCGCGGGGCCGTGTCAAGGTCGCCGTCGGCGCGATCACCCTGGACGTGGATGCGGCGTCTTTGGGCGCCGGCACGGCCGCACCGGTCAAAACAATGCCGTCACGGCCGGCTGAGTCGGTGCGATTGTCGCACTCACCGACGGCTGCGGCGTCCGTGCCCTCCGCGTCCGCCGTCGACGAGCTGGCGCTGTCGTTTCCCACCGCCGCCACCACGCTGGATCTGCGGGGCGAACGCGTCGACGAAGCGGTCGGCCGGCTGGAAGAATTCCTCGATCGGGCGGCTCTGGACGGCCGGTCGCCGGTCTTCATCATCCACGGCCACGGAACCGGCGCCCTGCGCAAGGCCGTGCGCGAGCACCTCAATCGCTCGCGCTATGTCCGTCGGTTTCAGCCCGGCGGCAAAGGCCAGGGCGGCGACGGCGTCACGGTCATCGCTCTCTAG
- a CDS encoding ABC-2 family transporter protein produces the protein MAVIGSMQYRADFLLRGAIALMWTGVTLIPILVVYGARKSVAGWSFPEALVVVGWFTLLKGVLDGAISPSLTAVVEHVRKGTLDFVLLKPADAQFLVSTASFEPWRAMDLLSALGIFAYAFRQMHRWPSLAAVALALLFLGVGVLLLYAIWILVVSAAFWVVKVDNLSYLLGSLFDVARWPISIFEGALRVVFTFVFPVAIMTTFPSLALLGKLTLADAAWAVAGAVIFAGVARQIWIRALGHYTSASS, from the coding sequence ATGGCGGTGATCGGGTCCATGCAATACCGCGCCGATTTTCTCCTGCGCGGAGCCATCGCCCTCATGTGGACCGGCGTCACGCTGATTCCCATCCTGGTGGTCTACGGCGCGCGCAAGTCGGTGGCCGGCTGGTCGTTCCCCGAGGCGCTGGTGGTGGTGGGCTGGTTCACGCTGCTGAAAGGCGTCCTGGACGGCGCCATCAGCCCCAGCCTGACCGCTGTCGTCGAACACGTGCGCAAGGGAACGCTGGACTTCGTCCTGCTGAAGCCGGCCGACGCGCAATTTCTGGTGTCGACCGCCAGCTTCGAGCCGTGGCGAGCGATGGATCTCCTCAGCGCCCTGGGCATCTTCGCGTATGCCTTCCGGCAAATGCACCGCTGGCCGAGCCTGGCGGCGGTGGCCCTGGCCCTGCTGTTTCTGGGCGTGGGCGTGCTGCTTTTGTACGCGATCTGGATCCTGGTGGTCAGCGCCGCCTTCTGGGTGGTGAAGGTGGACAACCTCAGCTACCTGCTGGGCTCGCTTTTCGATGTGGCGCGCTGGCCGATCAGCATCTTTGAAGGCGCCTTGCGGGTGGTCTTCACCTTCGTGTTCCCGGTGGCGATCATGACGACGTTTCCGTCGCTGGCGCTGCTGGGAAAGCTGACCCTGGCCGACGCCGCCTGGGCGGTGGCCGGGGCGGTGATCTTCGCCGGCGTGGCGCGCCAGATCTGGATTCGCGCCCTCGGCCACTACACCTCGGCGAGCAGTTAG
- a CDS encoding universal stress protein, whose translation MDPKSVKRILVPLDFSASSDEALSTAIAFARAFSARLELVHVIVEPIYPLPAPLEVVTLPVDIERIYAEVEKQITFALGRVREAGVSGDKVILNGRPHVEIVSHAEKIAADLIVIGSHGRSGFSHALLGSVAERVVHRARCPVLVVPAPHSERDQREQPAAAAARER comes from the coding sequence ATGGACCCGAAAAGCGTCAAACGAATCCTGGTTCCCCTTGATTTTTCGGCGTCGTCCGACGAAGCACTTTCGACGGCCATCGCCTTTGCGCGGGCGTTTTCCGCGCGATTGGAGCTGGTTCACGTCATCGTCGAACCCATTTATCCGCTGCCGGCCCCGCTGGAAGTGGTCACCTTGCCCGTCGACATCGAGCGTATCTACGCCGAGGTGGAAAAGCAGATCACCTTTGCCCTGGGGCGGGTGCGCGAGGCAGGCGTCTCGGGCGACAAGGTGATCCTGAACGGCCGACCGCACGTGGAGATCGTCAGCCACGCCGAGAAAATCGCCGCCGATCTGATCGTCATTGGATCGCACGGGCGCTCTGGCTTCAGCCACGCTCTCCTCGGCAGCGTGGCCGAACGGGTGGTTCATCGCGCGCGTTGCCCGGTGCTGGTGGTGCCGGCGCCGCACAGCGAGCGCGACCAGCGGGAACAACCGGCGGCTGCAGCGGCTAGAGAGCGATGA
- a CDS encoding thioredoxin domain-containing protein, whose protein sequence is MSTVALTTDSFEEHVKKPGILVIDWWAPWCGPCRAFAPIYEKASEKYADVTFAKINTEDEPSLAGTFQIQAIPTLMVFRDQILVFARPGMVPAAALDDLVEKVRALDMDQVRREIAEEEKASEKASEKAPQAPSDGEASKPSADD, encoded by the coding sequence ATGTCCACCGTCGCTCTGACCACCGATTCGTTCGAAGAACACGTCAAAAAGCCGGGGATTCTGGTGATCGATTGGTGGGCGCCGTGGTGCGGCCCGTGCCGCGCCTTTGCTCCCATCTACGAGAAAGCGTCCGAGAAGTACGCCGATGTCACCTTCGCCAAGATCAACACCGAAGACGAACCAAGCCTGGCGGGCACTTTCCAGATCCAGGCCATCCCGACCCTGATGGTGTTCCGCGATCAGATCCTGGTGTTCGCCCGTCCCGGGATGGTCCCGGCCGCCGCTCTGGACGACCTGGTCGAGAAGGTCAGGGCGTTGGACATGGATCAGGTCCGCCGCGAGATCGCCGAGGAAGAGAAGGCGTCAGAGAAGGCGTCGGAGAAAGCGCCCCAGGCGCCTTCCGATGGCGAGGCCAGCAAGCCCAGCGCCGACGACTGA
- a CDS encoding OmpA family protein has translation MAYTLARKAVFGIAALLTALGLSGGTAHAQAEPKLFQLELGAMGGAHFFANDLELGVADDPSLPSPKSSGLFGLRLGVTLHPMISLEAESVGIPSADNQHDYSLFILGWRAHVLVNLMQGRILNGKLTPFVLAGMGALSVVKTEGTAYNEIKKDTDPAYHVGVGFRYRLTSLLAVRLDGRVLAVPNTKSGGFSPDFEVMAGLSAFLGGKPFGPPPAPPPPPVPPPPPAVVDSDNDGIPDNVDKCPNEPEDKDGFQDEDGCPDPDNDNDGVADVKDKCPNEAEDKDGFQDEDGCPDPDNDNDGIPDAKDKCPNEPETKNGYQDEDGCPDEVPAAVAKFTGVIKGINFKRNSADISPSSFPLLKKAVQVMKDYPTIIIEISGHTSDEGKRDFNMKLSKERADSVKAYLVSAGIADNRILTVGYGPDKPIADNKTKAGKGKNRRIEFRLVPQGGESAAADAPAPAPMPAAMSEPAPPPAPTPSSDPLAKSIKAKAKGKAKKAPAGDATSAPEVTKKRGLTPAAPSADKDADAAKK, from the coding sequence ATGGCATACACTTTAGCAAGGAAGGCGGTCTTTGGGATCGCAGCGCTGCTGACGGCGCTGGGGCTTTCTGGCGGAACGGCGCACGCGCAGGCCGAACCCAAACTATTCCAGCTTGAACTTGGGGCAATGGGCGGCGCCCATTTCTTTGCTAACGATCTCGAGCTCGGCGTCGCCGACGATCCCAGTCTGCCGTCGCCCAAGTCCTCTGGCCTTTTCGGCCTACGCCTGGGCGTGACGCTGCACCCGATGATCTCGCTGGAAGCGGAGAGCGTCGGCATCCCCAGCGCCGACAACCAACACGATTACTCGCTGTTCATCCTCGGCTGGCGCGCCCACGTGCTGGTGAATCTGATGCAGGGACGGATCCTGAACGGCAAGCTGACGCCGTTCGTGCTGGCCGGGATGGGCGCCTTGAGTGTCGTGAAGACCGAAGGCACCGCGTACAACGAAATCAAAAAAGACACCGACCCCGCGTACCACGTCGGTGTCGGCTTCCGCTATCGCCTGACGTCGCTGCTGGCGGTCCGCCTGGACGGCCGCGTGCTGGCCGTGCCGAACACCAAATCGGGCGGTTTTTCCCCCGACTTTGAGGTGATGGCCGGTCTGTCGGCGTTCCTCGGCGGCAAGCCCTTCGGTCCGCCGCCGGCGCCGCCGCCGCCACCGGTTCCGCCGCCGCCACCGGCGGTCGTGGACAGCGACAACGACGGTATTCCGGACAACGTGGACAAGTGCCCGAACGAGCCCGAAGACAAAGACGGCTTCCAGGACGAAGACGGCTGCCCCGATCCCGACAACGACAACGACGGCGTCGCCGACGTCAAGGACAAGTGCCCGAACGAAGCCGAAGACAAAGATGGCTTCCAGGATGAAGACGGCTGCCCCGATCCGGACAATGACAACGACGGCATCCCCGACGCCAAGGACAAGTGCCCGAACGAGCCCGAGACCAAGAACGGGTACCAGGACGAAGACGGCTGCCCCGACGAGGTCCCGGCCGCAGTGGCCAAGTTCACCGGCGTCATCAAGGGCATCAACTTCAAGCGCAACTCGGCGGACATCTCGCCGTCGTCTTTCCCGCTGCTGAAGAAGGCCGTGCAGGTGATGAAGGATTACCCGACGATCATCATCGAGATCTCCGGGCACACTTCGGACGAAGGCAAGCGCGACTTCAACATGAAGCTGTCCAAAGAGCGCGCCGACTCGGTGAAGGCGTACCTGGTTTCGGCCGGCATCGCCGACAACCGCATCCTCACCGTCGGTTACGGTCCGGACAAGCCCATCGCCGACAACAAGACAAAAGCCGGCAAGGGGAAAAACCGTCGCATCGAGTTCCGCCTGGTTCCGCAAGGCGGAGAGTCCGCGGCAGCCGACGCGCCAGCGCCGGCACCGATGCCGGCGGCGATGTCCGAGCCAGCACCGCCACCAGCGCCCACGCCGTCGAGCGATCCGCTGGCGAAATCAATCAAGGCGAAAGCGAAAGGGAAGGCGAAGAAGGCACCGGCCGGCGACGCTACGTCTGCTCCCGAGGTGACCAAGAAGCGCGGCCTCACACCCGCCGCGCCCAGCGCCGACAAAGACGCCGACGCCGCCAAGAAGTAG
- a CDS encoding ATP-binding cassette domain-containing protein: protein MIDVRDLGKTYRVHKRPPGLLAALRSVVHRQYETVNAVEGLSFHIDDGERVGFLGPNGAGKTTTLKVLSGLLYPTTGTVNVGGFVPQQRDPRFLQLITLVMGQKQQLMWDLPPVETYALNRALFDVPRAQADETVKTLTELLEIGDLINKPARQLSLGERMKCELVAALLHRPRVLFLDEPTIGLDVSMQAKMREFIRDYNQRFGAAVLLTSHYMDDVVALCPRVIVIDRGHLIYDGDLKELVRRVRPDKRVSIRLSSPIDRAVFEKMATVVSHDAAQVVLGVPAAKVNVVVRDALATLPVVDLTIEDPPVEEVMRELFLEQQRERAATAAAATVEAAR from the coding sequence GTGATTGACGTCCGCGATCTCGGCAAGACCTATCGCGTGCACAAGCGTCCGCCCGGTTTGCTAGCCGCGCTGCGATCGGTGGTGCACCGACAATACGAGACCGTCAACGCGGTCGAGGGCCTGTCGTTCCACATCGACGACGGCGAGCGGGTGGGTTTTCTGGGCCCGAACGGCGCCGGCAAGACCACCACGCTGAAGGTGCTGTCGGGATTGCTGTACCCGACGACGGGCACCGTCAACGTGGGCGGCTTCGTGCCCCAGCAGCGCGACCCGCGCTTTCTGCAGCTCATCACGCTGGTGATGGGGCAAAAGCAGCAGCTCATGTGGGACCTGCCGCCGGTCGAAACCTATGCCCTGAACCGCGCCCTGTTCGATGTTCCGCGGGCGCAAGCCGACGAGACGGTGAAGACGCTGACCGAGCTTCTGGAGATCGGCGATCTCATCAACAAGCCGGCCCGCCAGCTGTCGCTGGGCGAGCGCATGAAGTGCGAGCTGGTGGCGGCGCTGCTGCACCGGCCGCGGGTGCTGTTCCTGGACGAACCGACCATCGGCCTGGACGTGTCGATGCAGGCGAAGATGCGCGAGTTCATCCGCGACTATAACCAGCGCTTTGGCGCCGCCGTGCTGCTGACCAGCCATTACATGGACGACGTGGTGGCGCTGTGCCCGCGGGTGATCGTCATCGATCGCGGCCACCTGATCTATGACGGCGATCTGAAAGAGCTGGTGCGGAGAGTGCGGCCGGACAAGCGCGTGTCGATCCGGCTGTCGTCGCCGATCGACCGGGCCGTGTTCGAGAAGATGGCCACTGTGGTTTCGCACGACGCGGCGCAGGTGGTGCTGGGCGTGCCGGCGGCGAAGGTCAACGTGGTGGTGCGCGACGCGCTGGCCACCCTGCCCGTGGTCGATCTGACCATCGAGGATCCCCCGGTGGAAGAGGTCATGCGCGAGCTTTTCCTGGAGCAGCAGCGCGAGCGCGCCGCGACCGCCGCAGCCGCCACCGTCGAGGCCGCCCGGTGA